In Marinitoga hydrogenitolerans DSM 16785, the DNA window TTTATAGCATATATAATTTTTTATTTTATATTACTTTTTATCGTTTTTAAAGCTTCTAAAATAATAGGTCTATTATTATCAATAAATATAATAATTTTATATGTAGCTTCAAAACTAAAAATAATATACCTTTTACCTTTAAATTCAGAAATTATAAAATCTGAATCAGAAATGATTGAAAAGATAGAAGATACATTAAGAGGTTTTGTAGAAATAAAGTTTTTTAAATTGTTAAATGGAGAAATGAAAAAAATAAATTCTTATTTTAATGAAATATTGATTATAATAAAGCAAAAACAAAAAGTTGAGCTTATTATATCTATATTAGAAATGATTAGCTTTTCAATTTTCCCAATAACTTTATATATTATAGGATTACTTTTTGTGAAGAATATGATTAGTATTGGAGAGGGAGTAAAAATAATTCAAATGGTTGAAATTGCATTATCTTATTCAATGTTTATTAGTAGTTATACTAACGTAGTTCCAGAAATTATAAGTGTATTTAAAAAATATAATGAAAATTTTCAGGAGGAATAAAATATAATGGATTTTAAAATAATAAAATTTAAAAATATAAAATTCAAATATGAAAATAGGTTAATATTAAATGACCTTAATCTCGAAATAAAAAAAGGGGATAAATTAGCGATAGTTGGCCCTAGTGGTGAAGGTAAATCCACTATATTAAAGCTATTATCAAAACTTATAACCCCGGTTTCTGGAAAAATATATGTTGATAATATTGATTTAAACGATATTTCGGATGATATATGGTATGAAAATATAGGTATGTTAAGTCAAAATACGCATAT includes these proteins:
- a CDS encoding ABC transporter ATP-binding protein, whose protein sequence is MNIILKTLKKLPTINKIMISIIVIINFFIQICNVSVPFVFQKIVDNLNDKNSFYYFRTLLYIYLLLLFLNLIFGVLYTKNIYEISSYYKKKGFDFLVRKNKTINNPSEMADLLYNLSENGMTSIFYESNINFIAYIIFYFILLFIVFKASKIIGLLLSINIIILYVASKLKIIYLLPLNSEIIKSESEMIEKIEDTLRGFVEIKFFKLLNGEMKKINSYFNEILIIIKQKQKVELIISILEMISFSIFPITLYIIGLLFVKNMISIGEGVKIIQMVEIALSYSMFISSYTNVVPEIISVFKKYNENFQEE